The Sesamum indicum cultivar Zhongzhi No. 13 linkage group LG1, S_indicum_v1.0, whole genome shotgun sequence genome includes a window with the following:
- the LOC105161260 gene encoding BRO1 domain-containing protein BROX, translating to MMICYPGLTKLKMKPIVYQNVLSASDSGTLEQLKELSSKRKAIEETFNQTSYVTDAIAREISGGLTSHCEQDIQKLEHYLPLLENLVRHVNMKGKNHQMICWISNLRIRWSSVLNSSSIFHIKGPKFYQVNNIYFELGMILFLYGSMLREQALEVLSSDLVQSATLFRKAAGVYNYLAQEVLIYLTQAEDRPPEATCRMSFILSFICLAEAQAVTARKAEESGKTAGLLAKLHYGVTEFVIEAIDVLQVTTKECKDISSRLLDYILSCKKLHELKCYKYTAEGLKNEGKIGVAVGVLRRALANAKKSMPKEESWRSVFKEVVDDVRVQLRKYEHENEFIWRAKVPRTDQLPLPQAVKIVTLIPYQPQKWERSLVFKL from the exons ATGATGATATGTTATCCTGGTCTTACGAAGTTGAAAATGAAGCCA ATTGTGTATCAGAATGTGCTTTCAGCTAGCGATTCAGGTACGCTCGAACAACTGAAAGAGCTGAGCTCAAAGCGTAAAGCAATTGAGGAGACCTTCAATCAAACTAGCTATGTTACAGATGCAATTGCAAGGGAAATATCTGGAGGCCTCACATCACATTGTGAACAG GACATTCAGAAACTGGAACACTATTTGCCTTTGTTGGAGAACCTGGTTCGCCATGTCAACATGAAAGGCAAGAACCACCAAATGATTTGCTGGATTTCAAACCTTCGAATAAGATGGAGCAGTGTGCTTAATTCTTCATCTATCTTTCATATCAAAGGTCCAAAGTTCTATCAGGTTAACAATATATACTTCGAGCTTGGAATGATCCTTTTTCTTTACGGTTCAATGCTTCGTGAGCAGGCTTTGGAAGTTTTATCATCAG ATCTTGTGCAATCTGCCACACTTTTCAGAAAAGCTGCTGGAGTGTACAACTATTTAGCCCAGGAggttcttatttatttaactcaGGCCGAAGATAGGCCTCCAGAAGCTACATGTCGCATGTCGTTTATTCTGAGCTTCATTTGCTTGGCAGAAGCCCAG GCTGTAACTGCAAGGAAGGCTGAAGAAAGCGGCAAAACTGCCGGACTTTTAGCAAAATTGCACTATGGAGTTACAGAGTTTGTGATTGAAGCTATTGATGTGTTGCAAGTCACAACAAAAGAATGCAAAGATATCTCATCTCGCCTTCTG GATTATATTTTGAGCTGCAAGAAACTACACGAGTTGAAGTGTTACAAATACACTGCGGAAGGCCTGAAAAACGAAGGCAAAATTGGAGTTGCGGTTGGAGTTCTTCGTCGAGCATTGGCAAATGCTAAGAAAAGCATGCCAAAAGAAGAGTCATGGAGATCAGTCTTCAAAGAGGTGGTAGATGATGTGAGAGTTCAGCTCAGGAAATACGAGCATGAAAACGAGTTCATATGGCGTGCAAAGGTCCCTCGTACCGACCAACTTCCCTTACCTCAAGCTGTAAAAATTGTTACTCTCATACCTTATCAACCCCAAAAATGGGAAAGATCACTTGTTTTCAAACTGTAA